The nucleotide window TGCGGCCGGGGGCGGCACCAGGTGCAGCATCGGCCACGGGGTGTTCCGTGGCGCCCGAGACGCGCAACTCGTCCATCCCGTCCATGACGTCGCTGCATTCGTCCGCTTCGCGCACCGTTTCGTGAAACGGCACCGTTTCCACCACGACCCAGCCGGCGGCGGCCCACTGCTTGAGCACGTCGGCCGCTTTCGCGCAGAGGGCGCGCGCCTCGTCGGCGTCCAGCGTGCCGGCTTGCGCCAGTCCTTCGGCCAGGCGGCGCTGCGCGCGCAGCCGGGCGGGCACGTTTTCCATGAGCGCCGGCAGCGCACCGTCGGCCAAGCGATAGCGCTGCACGCCCCGCCGGGCGAGCAGGCGCGACCATCGCATCGGCGTACGAAGATGTCCGGGCACGGCGGGCAGCGCCACTTCCCCAATGCCGCGCTGGTAATAACGCGCGGCAAACTGCATCAGGTCGCGCCAGTCGTCGCCGAGCGCCGGCAATTCGTGCCATACCGATGTCACGTCGCGCAGCTTCGCGGACGGAACGTCGCTGCGCTGCGTCAATTCCCAGACGACACCCACCACCTGTCGTCGTCCGAACGGAACCTGGACCAGTTGACCGAGGGTCGCGGCCTGATCGAGACGATAGTCGAACAAGGTGGGAAGTGGCGTATCGAGGGCCACGCGGGCGATAGTGGGCACTCCGGTACGCGAGTCGGTGACCGGGCGCGATGCGTCGTCGAACGACGCGAAAGAGGGGGCGGACAGATCGTCGGCGCGGCTCAAACTTAAAGTGAATCCTGAGAAGTTTCGCTAAACCCCGGATTTGAGTCGGCTTTCCGGTAGGTGTGAAGCGCTTGTGGATAACTATGTTGAGAACTGTGGGGATTATTGCCCTTCAGCCTCGCCACACGGCCCTCGCGCCGCGCGGCGCTCTCACTTTGGGTCAAATAAAAAAGCTTTTTGATCAATAGCTTATGAACAGAGTAGACAGTACCTTACTTGGCACTCCCACTTGCGGCGGCGCAGCGAGAATTTGTGCATAAGTCTTCGGGACAACGCCGCAAATTGGAAGGGTTCTTCGATGACTTGGCCCTTGACATTGCGTGCTTCAAACGGCGGTTGGGTTTGCAGGGCGAAATGACTCGCAAACCCGCGCCGTCGCTGGCGCGGGTCACCGCTTACGCCATCTGGCGCAGCTTGCGGCTATAGCTGTGCACCTCGTCGACGAGCGCTGCGACGTGCTGGGGTTGCGTGAATTGGGAAATGCCATGTCCCAGATTGAAGACGTGACCGGGTGCATTGCCGTAGGCGTCGAGCAGGCGGCGGACCTCCATGCGGATGGCCTCGGGCGAGGCAAAAAGGGCCGTCGGATCAAAATTGCCTTGCAGTGCACAACGTTCGCCCACGCGGCGACGCGCCGCGGCGAGATCGACGGTCCAGTCCAGTCCGATCGCGTCCGGGCCGGTCTCTGCGATGGCCTCGAGCCATTGCCCGCCGCCTTTGGTAAAGACGATGTGTGGAATACGCGCGCCGTTCCACTCGCGGTGAACGCCGGCGAGCGCCTTTTGCATGTAGGCGAGCGAGAAGCGCTGGTAAAGGCCGTCGGCGAGGGCGCCGCCCCACGTGTCGAACACCATCACCGCCTGGGCGCCGGCTTCGATCTGTGCATTGAGATAGTCGCCGACGGCCTTCGCGTTTGTCTCGAGAATGTGCGTCATCAGGTCAGGACGCTCGTACATCATCGTCTTGACGGTGCGGAAGTCCGACGATCCGGCGCCTTCGACCATGTAGCACGCAAGCGTCCACGGGCTGCCGGAGAAGCCGATGAGCGGCACGCGGCCCTTCAGGGCGCGGCGGATTTCGCTCACCGCGTCGAAAACGTAGCGCAGGCTGTCGAGATCCGGCGCCTGAAGGCGGCGCACGTCGGCTTCGGTGCGCAGCGGATGCGCGAAGCGTGGCCCTTCGCCGGCTTCGAACGACAGGCCGAGGCCCATGGCGTCGGGAATCGTGAGAATGTCGGAGAACAGGATCGCGGCGTCGAGCGGGAAGCGCTCGAGCGGTTGCAGTGTGACCTCGGTGGCGTAGGCGGGATTCTTGGCGAGTGCCAGGAAGCTGCCGGCCTTGGCGCGGGTGGCGTTGTACTCGGGCAGGTACCGGCCCGCCTGGCGCATCAGCCAGATCGGCGTGTACTCGGTCGGCTGGCGCAGCAGGGCGCGCAGGAAAGTATCGTTTTGCAGAGCTTGGGACACGTCGCAGCGGTGGGTTGGATGGTTTGGGCAAGCGGCCATTTTACTCGGGTATCCCGCGCGCGGTCGCTTTGCGGGCCGTTATGCCGCAGATAAGACAGGAAGTCGCCGCGAGCGGGCGTGACGGTCGGGAAAAACGCGCAAGGCGCCACGCGACGGCGGGACCCCCGGGGGTTTTGCCACGCGTATGGCGGGAAGACAACGCGCAACCTGTCATGATGGTTGGCGGCTTCCGGGTGTGTGATTAGTATTGGGCGTCGCGCACCACGTCGCGCGCCACGTCGGACAGTGCGTCGGCACTTCGTCGATCACATCGCATAACAACAGGAGACAAACATGAATGTCATGAAGACGGCCGCCCGCGCGGTCCTTGTGGTGGCAACGGCACTTGCCGCATCCGCCACCTTCGCGCAATCCACCCCCGCGCCGGCCGTCCATTCCCGGCTCGACGACATCGTGAAGTCGGGCACGTTGCGCGCCTGCGCCACGGGCGATTACAAACCCTACTCGTATCGTCGCCCGGACGGCCAGTTCGAAGGCATCGACGTGGATCTGGTGGCGTCGCTTGCGAAGTCGCTGGGCGTGAAGCCGGAGATTGTGCCGACCACGTGGAAAGGCCTGATGGCGGACTTCACCGCCGGCAAGTGCGATATCGCGGTGGGCGGGATTTCGGTCACACTCGATCGCGCCGCGCGCGCCTACTACAGCCGGGTGGTCATGATCGACGGCAAGTCGCCGATCGTGCGCTGTGCCGATGTGTCGAAATACCAGACGCTCGCCGACCTGAACAAGCCGACCACGCGGGCCATTGCAAACCCCGGGGGCACGAACGAGCGCTTCGCGAGACAGTACCTGCCGAACGCCAACCTCACGATCTATCCGGACAACGTGACGATCTTCCAGCAGATCGCCGACGGCAAGGCCGATGTGATGGTCACCGACTCGTCCGAGACGCTCCTGCAGCACAAACTCAACCCGACGCTCTGCCCGGTGAATCCCGACAAGCCGCTGCAGTTCGGCGAGAAGGCGTATCTGCTGCCTCGCGGTGATGACATCTTCAAGCACTACGTCGACCAGTGGCTGAACCTCGCGCAGAAGACCGGCGAGTATCAGGCCGTCGTCGACAAGTGGCTGAAGTAAGCGCAACGGCCGTCGCCGTGGCGGCCGAACGTCCGGTGCAAGACGGTCTCGGCCGTCTTTTCGCCGGATGGCTCGCCGGCATGCTCGCCTGAACGCCGCGGTTTCAGGCGAGCCAGTCCCGCAGGCGCTTCGCGGCGTCGTGCATCACGAGCCGTGCCTGGGGCACGAACGGCTGCAACCGCGCGAAGCTGTGCGTGAGACCGGCGGCTGGCACGACCTCGGCCCGGGCGCCAGTGCGCGCCACGAACTCGGCGTACGACACCGCTTCGTCGTGCAGCGGGTCATACTCGGCCGCAATGACGAGCGTGCTCGGCAGCGGATGACGGGGCGCCTCGGCCATCAGGTTGACGCGGACGTCGTTCGCCGCCGGCTCGGCGTCGCCGAGGAACATCCGCCAATACCAGCGCATTTCGTCGCGCGTGAGCCCGACGCCGTCGGCCAGGCGTTCGTAGCTCGGCGTGTCGAAGCGATGCTGGACTACCGGGTAGATCAGTAATTGCGCGCCGACCGTGCCGGGATGCCGGTCGTTGAACCACGCCGCCGCCTGTGCCGCGAGATGTCCCCCGGCGCTGTCGCCGGCGACGGCCAGACGGTCCGTGCGCACCCCGAGACGCGCTCGCTGCTCCGCAGCCCATGCGAGCGCCTCGCGCGCATCGTCGACGGGCGTGGGGAACGGGTGCTCGGGTGCCAGGCGGTAATCCACGCTGAGCACGGCCACCTCGCCGTCCTGCGCAAGAAAGGCGGCAAGCGTGCCATGCGTATCGACATCACCCACGACCCAGCCACCGCCGTGGAAGTACACGACCAGCGGGACTTCGCCAGTCACCGGTCGATACAGCCTGGCGCGCAGATCGCGCCCGGGAAGGGGAATGACGAACGTCTCGCTGCGAAGCCCGGCCGGCAGCGGGCGCAGCGCCTCAGTGGCGACGGTGGCGAACCTGGCGCGCACCGCTTGCGGGCTCGGCGCGGCGGCGCTGGCGGGCTCGGGATACTTGCGCGCCATTTGGTCGTAATAGGCGAGTAGATCGGCGTCGATGGTCATGTCGGCAGGCGGATGCGTGGCGTTGGCGAAAAGGGATGCCGGGATGATCCGGCGCTGGCGGAACAGGCCGCTGAACGAAACAGAAAGCAGGTCGCCCGGTCAGCGCGCGTTCGTGCGCGTCGCGGCCGGTGAGTCGCCTCCACCGAGCATCGTCCAGCGCTGATGCTCGATCTTGACGCAGCGATCCATCACGACGTCGAGCCCCGCCGCCAGCGCGACGGCGGCGGCCTCGTCGTTTTCGATGCCCAACTGCATCCACAGACTGTTGGCGCCGATGGCGACCGCTTCGTCGGCGATTGGCGGAATGTCGCCGCTACGGCGAAAGCAGTCGACCATCTGAATGCGCAGGCCCTCGGCGCGCAAGGCGTCTGCCGCCTCGGTCAGACTGGCGTAGACCGTCTCGCCCAGAATCTTCTCGCCCGAGTCGGCGGCCTGCGGGTTGATCGGCACGATGCGATAGCCGTGCTGCTGCATGTAGCGCGACGTGGTGTAACTCGGCCGATCGGGCCGCGGCGACAGGCCCACGACGCCGATGACGCGATCGCGCGCCAGAATCTGCCCCAGTCGTTCAATGGTTTCCATGCGAATGCGGCCCCGGGGCCGAAGCGGTGGTTGGACGAATTCGGTTTTCGGTGTGCGTCGCCGGTGCCCCAAATGGGTGCGCCGGCGTATGGCGGAGGCGGCACCGGGCGTCCGGGCAGCCACTTTGCTGCCACGCACAAAGATTGAAGTTAGCACATTGACGCCCACGGTGTGCAACCCGGGCGCCGAACGTGTCGACGACGAGGCGGAGCGCCGGGCACCGAACCGGAAATGCTTAATTGAGCAAGTTGCTCAGGAATGCGAACCAATTCCCGGTCGAGATGTCAATCGTGAAACCCTTGTGGGACAAGGCAGACAGGTCATGTGGTCGCGTTGAAATGCGCCCGAGGTGTTACAACCTGAAACACTTTGTTACCCCTCCTGCCAAACGTTTCCCACACAATGCATCTCAACGCTGATGTGCTTATCCCCCGGTAACGCAGCAGCGCGACTGTATCGGCAAACGCGTCCCCCGGCGCAATTGCGAGGTAGTTCGATGCAGTGCTCCGAATCTGGTCTCCTCGCGCTAACCCCGTAGCGTGTGGTTTTGGCGGGCCCGTGTGTCCCGCCATTTTTTTTGCCTGCGCGGTCCTACATCTTTCCTCACCCTTCGTCCGACATGTCGCGCGATTTGATTCGCTCTCCGAGTCATGTCCGGAAATCGATTCACTCCTGCGTAATTCCCTGACGGGTTCCATCGGCAGACGTCCGGCCGACGCCAGAGCACCGTCGCATGAGCAAGTCATTCATCGTGTGGCCCTGAGCCACGGCTTTAGCCAGCCCAGGCCGGCGCGCGTTGCGCCCTGCGGCCGGTATTCGCATCCCACCCAACCCGCATAGCCGAGCTCGTCGAGCAAACGGAACAGGAATGGGTAATTCACTTCGCCCGTGTCGGGCTCGTGGCGCGCCGGTACGCCGGCGACCTGCACGTGGGCGATGTTCGCGATGGACTGGCGCAGCTTGACCGCCAGGTCGCCCTCGACGATCTGACAGTGATACACGTCGAACTGCACCTTGAGGTTGCTGGCGCCAACGGCCTGGCGAATGGCGTGTGCCTGATCCTGCCGCGTGAGGAAGTAACGCGGGAAATCGCGCGGGTTGATCGGTTCGATGAGGATCGTGACACCGTGCGCGGCGGCCTGACCGGTCGCGTATGCGAGGTTCTCGAGAAAGACGGCGTGGCACTGCTCGGGTGGTTGGGCCGGGTCGGGACATCCGGCCATCACGTGCAACTGGCGGCAGCCCAGTGCGTCGGCATAGTCGAGCGCGCGCTCGAGGCCGTCGCGAAACTGAGCTTCTCGTCCGGGCAGGGCCGCCAGACCGCGCTCGCCATTCGTCCAATCGCCGGCGGGGGTGTTGAAGAGCACCTGCGTCAATCCGGCGTCGTCGAGCCGCGCTCGTATCTCCTGCGCGGGATGGTCATAGGGGAACAGGAATTCGACGCCCCGGAAGCCGTCGCTCGCGGCCTCGCGAAAGCGGTCGAGGAACGGCACTTCCGGATAGAGCAGCGTCAGGTTCGCGGCAAATCGCGGCATGGAAATCTCCGTGGCCCGAAGCCGGGCGCTCAGGT belongs to Pandoraea pnomenusa and includes:
- the hemE gene encoding uroporphyrinogen decarboxylase, with product MAACPNHPTHRCDVSQALQNDTFLRALLRQPTEYTPIWLMRQAGRYLPEYNATRAKAGSFLALAKNPAYATEVTLQPLERFPLDAAILFSDILTIPDAMGLGLSFEAGEGPRFAHPLRTEADVRRLQAPDLDSLRYVFDAVSEIRRALKGRVPLIGFSGSPWTLACYMVEGAGSSDFRTVKTMMYERPDLMTHILETNAKAVGDYLNAQIEAGAQAVMVFDTWGGALADGLYQRFSLAYMQKALAGVHREWNGARIPHIVFTKGGGQWLEAIAETGPDAIGLDWTVDLAAARRRVGERCALQGNFDPTALFASPEAIRMEVRRLLDAYGNAPGHVFNLGHGISQFTQPQHVAALVDEVHSYSRKLRQMA
- a CDS encoding transporter substrate-binding domain-containing protein; this translates as MKTAARAVLVVATALAASATFAQSTPAPAVHSRLDDIVKSGTLRACATGDYKPYSYRRPDGQFEGIDVDLVASLAKSLGVKPEIVPTTWKGLMADFTAGKCDIAVGGISVTLDRAARAYYSRVVMIDGKSPIVRCADVSKYQTLADLNKPTTRAIANPGGTNERFARQYLPNANLTIYPDNVTIFQQIADGKADVMVTDSSETLLQHKLNPTLCPVNPDKPLQFGEKAYLLPRGDDIFKHYVDQWLNLAQKTGEYQAVVDKWLK
- a CDS encoding alpha/beta hydrolase, which encodes MTIDADLLAYYDQMARKYPEPASAAAPSPQAVRARFATVATEALRPLPAGLRSETFVIPLPGRDLRARLYRPVTGEVPLVVYFHGGGWVVGDVDTHGTLAAFLAQDGEVAVLSVDYRLAPEHPFPTPVDDAREALAWAAEQRARLGVRTDRLAVAGDSAGGHLAAQAAAWFNDRHPGTVGAQLLIYPVVQHRFDTPSYERLADGVGLTRDEMRWYWRMFLGDAEPAANDVRVNLMAEAPRHPLPSTLVIAAEYDPLHDEAVSYAEFVARTGARAEVVPAAGLTHSFARLQPFVPQARLVMHDAAKRLRDWLA
- a CDS encoding CoA-binding protein, whose translation is METIERLGQILARDRVIGVVGLSPRPDRPSYTTSRYMQQHGYRIVPINPQAADSGEKILGETVYASLTEAADALRAEGLRIQMVDCFRRSGDIPPIADEAVAIGANSLWMQLGIENDEAAAVALAAGLDVVMDRCVKIEHQRWTMLGGGDSPAATRTNAR
- the otnI gene encoding 2-oxo-tetronate isomerase encodes the protein MPRFAANLTLLYPEVPFLDRFREAASDGFRGVEFLFPYDHPAQEIRARLDDAGLTQVLFNTPAGDWTNGERGLAALPGREAQFRDGLERALDYADALGCRQLHVMAGCPDPAQPPEQCHAVFLENLAYATGQAAAHGVTILIEPINPRDFPRYFLTRQDQAHAIRQAVGASNLKVQFDVYHCQIVEGDLAVKLRQSIANIAHVQVAGVPARHEPDTGEVNYPFLFRLLDELGYAGWVGCEYRPQGATRAGLGWLKPWLRATR